One window from the genome of Xiphophorus hellerii strain 12219 chromosome 16, Xiphophorus_hellerii-4.1, whole genome shotgun sequence encodes:
- the LOC116736079 gene encoding ferritin, middle subunit-like → MQSQVRQNYHRDCEAAINRMVNMEMFASYTYTSMAHYFCRDDVALPGFSHLFKENSEEEREHAEKLLSFQNKRGGRIVLQDVRKPEKDEWGSGLEAMKCALQLEKNVNQALLDLHKLATDHVDPHLCDFLESHYLNEQVESIKKFGDHITNLTRMDAHNNKMAEYLFDKHTLGGQS, encoded by the exons ATGCAATCCCAGGTGCGTCAGAACTACCACCGCGACTGCGAGGCCGCCATTAACAGGATGGTCAACATGGAGATGTTTGCCTCCTACACCTACACCTCTATG GCTCATTACTTCTGCCGCGACGACGTGGCTCTGCCGGGCTTCTCCCACTTGTTCAAGGAGAACagtgaggaggagagggagcacGCCGAGAAGCTGCTGTCCTTTCAGAATAAGAGAGGAGGCCGAATCGTCCTCCAGGACGTCAGG AAACCAGAGAAGGATGAGTGGGGCAGTGGGCTGGAAGCCATGAAGTGTGCTCTGCAGCTGGAGAAAAATGTCAACCAGGCTCTGCTGGATCTGCACAAGCTGGCGACTGATCATGTTGATCCCCAT CTGTGCGATTTCCTGGAGTCCCACTACCTGAATGAGCAGGTGGAGTCCATCAAGAAGTTCGGTGACCACATCACCAACCTGACCCGCATGGATGCCCACAACAACAAGATGGCGGAGTACCTGTTTGACAAGCACACCCTGGGAGGCCAAAGCTAA